A genome region from Pseudomonas pergaminensis includes the following:
- the zapE gene encoding cell division protein ZapE codes for MTFDSPLAAYQHAIAQQGFVADDAQRRAVDALQDCHQALHHGHAPITGVYLWGPVGRGKTWLMDQFYQSLRVPARRQHFHHFMGWVHQRLFQLTGIQDPLQALARELSQEVRVLCFDELFVNDIGDAIILGRLFQVMFEEGVVMVCTSNQPPDQLYAEGFNRERFLPGIAAIKQHMHVVAVDGVEDHRLHPGVGIQRYWVNQPEALAGVFAQLAESQPTCSGPVVVGHRSIIAVQASDTVLWCRYADLCEPPLAAMDFMLLCDRFKAILLGEVPNLSAQKRPGRIARGTEDGAQRVVAGDRELPQLSVHDDSVRRFIALVDECYDRRVPLFIEAKVALECLYTEGYLEFPFRRTLSRLQEMQLQRFG; via the coding sequence ATGACTTTCGACTCGCCCCTCGCTGCCTATCAACACGCCATCGCTCAACAGGGTTTCGTCGCCGATGACGCCCAGCGCCGCGCCGTGGACGCCTTGCAAGACTGCCACCAAGCCCTGCATCACGGCCATGCGCCGATCACCGGCGTTTACCTGTGGGGCCCCGTGGGGCGTGGCAAGACTTGGCTGATGGACCAGTTCTACCAGAGCCTGCGGGTGCCTGCGCGGCGCCAGCACTTTCATCACTTTATGGGTTGGGTGCACCAGCGCCTGTTCCAGCTGACGGGCATCCAGGACCCCTTGCAGGCCCTGGCGCGGGAGCTGAGCCAGGAAGTGCGCGTGCTGTGCTTCGATGAGTTGTTCGTCAATGACATCGGCGACGCGATCATCCTTGGGCGCCTGTTCCAGGTGATGTTCGAGGAAGGTGTGGTGATGGTCTGCACGTCCAACCAGCCGCCTGACCAACTGTACGCCGAGGGCTTCAACCGCGAGCGCTTTTTACCGGGGATAGCGGCGATAAAGCAGCATATGCACGTGGTCGCGGTGGATGGCGTAGAGGACCACCGGTTGCACCCGGGGGTAGGCATTCAGCGTTACTGGGTCAACCAGCCCGAGGCACTGGCCGGCGTGTTCGCGCAATTAGCTGAAAGCCAGCCAACCTGCAGCGGGCCGGTGGTGGTGGGGCATCGTTCCATCATCGCCGTGCAGGCCAGCGACACGGTGCTCTGGTGCCGCTACGCCGACTTGTGCGAGCCACCCCTGGCGGCGATGGACTTCATGCTGCTGTGCGATCGCTTCAAGGCGATCCTGCTGGGTGAAGTGCCCAACCTCAGCGCGCAAAAACGCCCTGGCCGGATTGCCCGTGGCACCGAAGACGGCGCGCAGCGCGTGGTGGCTGGTGATCGTGAATTGCCGCAGTTGTCGGTGCACGATGACAGCGTGCGCCGGTTTATCGCCTTGGTGGACGAATGCTACGACCGAAGAGTGCCGCTGTTCATCGAGGCCAAGGTGGCGCTGGAGTGTCTCTATACCGAAGGCTACCTGGAATTTCCCTTCCGCAGGACGCTGAGCCGGCTGCAGGAAATGCAGTTGCAGCGTTTCGGCTGA
- a CDS encoding TonB-dependent siderophore receptor: MFAPFTRSMTLSLGLLSVVASPELLAETVPENKTLELGATSITAEGLGATTEHTGAYTTGSMSTATRLNLSVKETPQSISVITRQQMDDFNLNTLTDALRQTTGVTVQHLDSDRAGYSSRGYSINNFQVDGMLNTFGRMKSDSDTIIYDRIEVVRGATGLTTGAGDPSATVNMIRKRPTSQWQAKAGVSGASHDNYYSYLDVGGPLAFDGRLRGRTVMAYRDSQSFRDNYALQREVGYGILEADLTDDTVVAVGFDYQNKHVQGTSWGTLPYWNSDGSKARLSRSANMATDWSSWPLKDKTTFASLDHKLSENWRLKAAYTHRQSDTDGKVYYGGAGFPNPDGSGMTAWTNQMVGTSKMDAVDFNLAGAYSLLGREHELMLGYGESQQRDSSPYQRYSTPEGYETIPDWQHMGGIVKFPDRTTGLKGPHSRKQQKAGYLATRLNLTDRLHAVLGSRYGSWEIESTPAEYDANNQRVPEPKTRQTHNDMWTPYAGLLYDLTPEYTVYASYTDIFNPQDERDASKKYLEPVVGSNYELGLKGSLLNERLNLATAFFWSTQDNVAELDNTAPPDPVTREQFYKSGGKGNKVQGFEVEVSGEVMPDWNLTAGYTYTHSLNGDKQRNNTDQPMNLLKMSTAYRLPGEWRGLTVGGAVNWQSDFYAFAGRPTGGRDQDGDLITTPTKITQQAYTVVNLMSRYQFDEHVSASVNVNNLFDKKYYERVGFYNGVYWGDPRSITLALDWKM, from the coding sequence ATGTTCGCGCCCTTTACCCGTTCCATGACCCTCAGCCTCGGCCTGTTAAGCGTGGTCGCCAGCCCGGAGCTGCTGGCTGAAACCGTCCCCGAAAACAAAACCCTCGAACTCGGCGCCACCAGCATCACCGCCGAAGGCCTGGGTGCTACCACCGAGCACACCGGGGCCTACACCACCGGTTCCATGAGCACCGCCACCCGCCTGAACCTGTCGGTCAAGGAAACCCCGCAATCGATCTCGGTGATCACTCGCCAGCAGATGGATGATTTCAATCTCAACACATTGACCGATGCGCTGCGCCAGACCACTGGGGTGACAGTCCAGCACTTGGATTCGGACCGTGCCGGCTACTCATCGCGGGGCTACTCCATCAACAATTTCCAAGTGGATGGCATGCTCAATACCTTTGGGCGCATGAAGTCCGACTCCGACACCATCATCTACGACCGTATCGAGGTGGTACGCGGCGCGACCGGCCTGACCACCGGTGCGGGCGACCCCTCGGCCACGGTCAACATGATCCGCAAGCGCCCGACTTCGCAGTGGCAAGCCAAAGCGGGCGTCAGCGGCGCCAGCCATGACAACTACTACAGCTACCTGGATGTGGGCGGCCCACTGGCCTTTGATGGGCGCCTGCGCGGACGTACCGTGATGGCTTACCGCGACAGCCAATCCTTTCGCGATAATTACGCCCTGCAAAGGGAAGTCGGCTACGGCATTCTCGAGGCCGATCTGACAGACGATACCGTGGTAGCCGTAGGCTTCGATTATCAGAACAAACATGTGCAGGGCACCTCATGGGGCACACTGCCCTATTGGAACAGCGATGGCAGTAAGGCTCGCCTGTCGCGCTCCGCCAATATGGCCACCGACTGGAGTTCCTGGCCGCTCAAGGACAAGACCACCTTTGCCTCCCTTGACCACAAACTGTCCGAGAACTGGCGCCTGAAAGCCGCCTATACCCACCGGCAGAGCGATACCGACGGCAAGGTGTATTACGGCGGCGCGGGTTTCCCGAATCCGGACGGTAGCGGCATGACCGCCTGGACCAACCAAATGGTCGGTACCTCGAAGATGGATGCCGTGGACTTCAACCTCGCCGGCGCCTACTCACTGCTGGGACGCGAGCATGAATTGATGTTGGGGTATGGGGAGTCGCAGCAAAGGGATTCTTCACCCTACCAGCGTTACAGCACACCCGAAGGCTACGAAACCATCCCTGATTGGCAACACATGGGCGGGATCGTCAAGTTCCCCGACCGCACTACCGGGCTCAAGGGCCCACACTCACGCAAACAACAGAAGGCCGGTTACCTGGCCACTCGACTGAACCTGACCGACAGGCTGCACGCGGTACTGGGCAGCCGCTATGGCAGTTGGGAAATCGAAAGTACCCCGGCTGAATACGACGCCAATAATCAACGCGTCCCCGAACCCAAAACCCGCCAGACCCACAACGACATGTGGACGCCCTACGCCGGGCTGCTCTACGACCTGACGCCGGAATACACGGTGTATGCCAGCTACACCGATATCTTCAACCCGCAGGACGAACGCGACGCCAGCAAGAAGTACTTGGAGCCGGTGGTGGGCAGCAACTATGAACTCGGCCTCAAGGGCAGCCTGCTGAACGAGCGGTTGAACCTGGCCACTGCGTTTTTCTGGAGCACCCAGGATAACGTAGCTGAACTCGACAACACCGCCCCACCAGACCCGGTCACCCGCGAGCAGTTCTACAAATCCGGTGGCAAAGGCAACAAGGTGCAGGGCTTTGAAGTCGAGGTGTCAGGCGAAGTGATGCCCGACTGGAACCTCACCGCTGGGTACACCTATACCCACTCGCTCAACGGCGATAAGCAACGCAACAACACCGATCAGCCGATGAACTTGCTGAAGATGTCGACAGCCTATCGCCTGCCCGGTGAATGGCGCGGGTTGACGGTGGGGGGTGCTGTCAATTGGCAGAGCGACTTCTACGCATTTGCCGGGCGTCCAACGGGTGGCCGCGATCAAGACGGCGACCTCATCACGACACCGACCAAGATCACCCAACAGGCCTATACCGTCGTCAACCTGATGTCGCGCTACCAGTTCGACGAACATGTCTCGGCGTCGGTCAACGTCAACAATCTATTTGATAAAAAATATTACGAACGCGTCGGTTTTTATAATGGCGTGTATTGGGGCGACCCGCGCTCGATCACCTTGGCACTCGACTGGAAGATGTAA
- a CDS encoding DUF2797 domain-containing protein, with the protein MIEIGRGAVSKMSAQLGEPTVQYAFRLGDAEVPVNPLIGTHVRLEYLGAIHCSHCGRKTKTSFSQGYCYPCMTKLAQCDLCIMSPERCHYDAGTCRDPGWGEQFCMTDHVVYLANSSGIKVGITRATQLPTRWLDQGASQALPIMRVATRQQSGFVEDLFRSQVADKTNWRALLKGDAQSVDLKQVRDELFASCAEGLVSLQERFGLQAIQTIADIEPIEIRYPVEQYPTKIVSFNLDKNPIAEGTLLGIKGQYLIFDTGVINIRKYTAYQLAVHQ; encoded by the coding sequence TTGATTGAAATTGGTCGTGGTGCAGTCAGCAAAATGTCGGCGCAACTCGGTGAGCCGACCGTTCAATACGCGTTTCGCCTGGGCGATGCCGAGGTGCCGGTCAACCCGTTGATCGGCACTCACGTGCGCCTGGAATACCTCGGTGCCATCCATTGCAGCCATTGCGGCCGCAAGACCAAGACCAGCTTCAGCCAGGGGTACTGCTACCCGTGCATGACCAAGCTGGCCCAGTGTGACCTGTGCATCATGAGCCCCGAGCGTTGCCACTACGACGCCGGCACCTGCCGCGATCCGGGCTGGGGCGAGCAATTCTGCATGACCGACCATGTGGTGTACCTGGCGAATTCGTCGGGGATCAAGGTCGGCATCACCCGCGCCACCCAGTTGCCGACTCGCTGGCTCGACCAAGGCGCGAGCCAGGCGCTGCCGATCATGCGCGTGGCGACCCGCCAGCAATCCGGCTTCGTCGAGGACCTGTTCCGCAGCCAGGTGGCCGACAAGACCAACTGGCGCGCGCTGCTCAAGGGCGACGCCCAGTCCGTCGACCTCAAGCAGGTGCGTGACGAGCTGTTCGCCTCCTGCGCCGAAGGCCTGGTGAGTCTGCAGGAACGCTTTGGCCTGCAGGCCATCCAAACGATTGCCGACATTGAGCCGATCGAAATCCGCTATCCGGTCGAGCAGTATCCGACCAAGATCGTCAGCTTCAACCTGGACAAGAACCCGATTGCCGAAGGCACGCTGCTGGGGATCAAGGGCCAATACCTGATCTTCGACACCGGCGTTATCAACATTCGTAAGTACACGGCCTACCAGCTCGCCGTGCATCAGTAG
- the pepN gene encoding aminopeptidase N, with the protein MRTEQPKMIYLKDYQAPDYLIEETHLTFELFEDHSLVHAQLVMRRNPERGAGLPPLVLDGQQLELLSVNLADQELTADDYQLTDSHLTVHPKSETFTLDTTVKIHPETNTALEGLYKSGTMFCTQCEAEGFRKITYYLDRPDVMSTFTTTVIAEQHRYPILLSNGNPIASGPGEDGRHWATWEDPFKKPAYLFALVAGDLWCVEDTFTTMTNREVALRIYVEPENIDKCQHAMTSLKKSMRWDEETYGREYDLDIFMIVAVNDFNMGAMENKGLNIFNSSAVLARAETATDAAHQRVEAIVAHEYFHNWSGNRVTCRDWFQLSLKEGFTVFRDSGFSADMNSATVKRIQDVAYLRTHQFAEDAGPMAHAVRPDSFIEISNFYTLTVYEKGSEVVGMIHTLLGAEGFRKGSDLYFERHDGQAVTCDDFIKAMEDANGADLTQFKRWYSQAGTPRLAVSESYDAAARTYSLTFRQSCPETPDKVEKLPFVIPVELGLLDAKGAGIALRLAGEVAAGATSRVISVTEAEQTFTFVDIAEQPLPSLLRGFSAPVKLSFPYTRDQLMFLMQHDSDGFNRWDAGQQLSVQVLQELIAQHQQGQALHMDQRLITALRSVLSDESLDQAMVAEMLSLPGEAYLTEISDVADVDAIHAAREFARKQLADNLHEALWLRYQANRELSKQTPYVAAAEHFARRALQNIALSYLMLSGKPQVLAATIEQFDTSDNMTERLTALAVLVNSPFEAEKAKALAVFAENFKDNPLVMDQWFSVQAGSTLPGGLARVKALMEHPAFTLKNPNKVRALIGAFAGQNLINFHAADGSGYRFLADLVIQLNGFNPQIASRQLAPLTRWRKYDSARQALMKAELERILASGELSSDVFEVVSKSLA; encoded by the coding sequence ATGCGCACCGAACAACCGAAGATGATCTACCTGAAGGACTATCAGGCGCCGGACTACCTGATCGAAGAGACGCACCTGACCTTCGAGTTGTTCGAGGACCACAGCCTGGTTCACGCGCAACTGGTGATGCGCCGCAACCCTGAGCGCGGCGCCGGTTTGCCGCCGCTGGTGCTGGACGGCCAGCAGTTGGAGCTGTTGAGTGTGAACCTGGCCGATCAGGAACTGACGGCCGATGATTATCAACTGACCGACAGTCACCTGACGGTGCATCCGAAGAGCGAGACTTTTACCCTGGATACCACGGTAAAAATCCACCCGGAAACCAACACCGCCCTGGAAGGCCTGTACAAGTCCGGCACCATGTTCTGCACCCAGTGCGAGGCTGAAGGCTTCCGCAAGATCACCTATTACCTCGACCGCCCGGACGTGATGAGCACCTTCACCACCACGGTGATCGCCGAGCAACACCGCTACCCGATCCTGTTGTCCAACGGCAACCCGATCGCCAGCGGCCCCGGCGAAGATGGCCGTCACTGGGCAACCTGGGAAGACCCGTTCAAAAAGCCGGCGTACCTGTTTGCGCTGGTTGCGGGTGATTTGTGGTGTGTCGAAGACACCTTCACCACCATGACCAACCGCGAGGTCGCGCTGCGCATCTACGTCGAGCCGGAAAACATCGACAAGTGCCAGCACGCCATGACCAGCCTGAAAAAATCCATGCGCTGGGACGAAGAAACCTACGGTCGCGAGTACGACCTCGACATCTTCATGATCGTGGCGGTGAATGATTTCAACATGGGCGCCATGGAAAACAAGGGCCTGAACATCTTCAACTCCAGTGCCGTGCTGGCCCGCGCCGAAACCGCGACAGACGCCGCGCACCAGCGGGTCGAGGCGATTGTTGCCCACGAATACTTCCACAACTGGTCGGGCAACCGCGTGACCTGCCGCGACTGGTTCCAGCTGTCGCTCAAGGAAGGCTTCACCGTGTTCCGTGATTCGGGTTTCTCGGCCGACATGAACTCGGCCACGGTCAAGCGCATCCAGGACGTGGCGTACCTGCGTACCCACCAGTTCGCCGAAGACGCCGGCCCGATGGCCCACGCGGTGCGCCCAGACAGCTTTATCGAGATCTCCAACTTCTACACCCTGACCGTGTACGAAAAGGGCTCGGAAGTGGTCGGCATGATCCACACCTTGCTCGGCGCCGAGGGCTTCCGCAAAGGCAGCGACCTGTACTTCGAACGTCACGACGGCCAGGCCGTGACCTGCGACGATTTCATCAAGGCCATGGAAGACGCCAACGGCGCCGACCTGACCCAGTTCAAACGCTGGTACAGCCAGGCCGGCACGCCGCGTCTGGCGGTGAGCGAGTCCTACGATGCCGCGGCCAGGACCTACAGCCTGACCTTCCGTCAAAGCTGCCCGGAAACCCCGGACAAGGTGGAAAAACTGCCGTTCGTGATCCCGGTGGAACTGGGCTTGCTGGACGCCAAGGGCGCTGGTATTGCCTTGCGCCTGGCCGGTGAAGTGGCCGCAGGCGCCACGTCGCGCGTGATCTCGGTGACCGAGGCCGAGCAGACCTTTACCTTCGTTGATATCGCCGAGCAGCCGTTGCCTTCGCTGCTGCGTGGGTTCTCGGCGCCGGTCAAGCTGAGCTTCCCGTACACCCGCGACCAACTGATGTTCCTCATGCAGCATGACAGCGACGGCTTCAACCGCTGGGATGCCGGCCAGCAGTTGTCGGTGCAGGTGTTGCAGGAGTTGATCGCCCAGCATCAACAGGGCCAGGCCTTGCACATGGATCAGCGCTTGATCACTGCGCTGCGCAGTGTGTTGAGCGACGAAAGCCTGGACCAGGCGATGGTGGCAGAAATGCTGTCGTTGCCGGGTGAGGCCTACCTGACCGAAATCAGCGACGTGGCGGATGTGGATGCCATCCACGCCGCCCGTGAATTCGCACGCAAGCAACTGGCGGACAACCTGCATGAAGCCCTCTGGCTGCGCTACCAGGCCAATCGCGAACTGTCCAAGCAAACGCCATACGTGGCGGCCGCCGAGCACTTTGCCCGTCGCGCGTTGCAGAACATTGCGCTGTCGTACCTGATGCTCAGCGGCAAGCCGCAAGTGCTGGCGGCGACCATCGAACAGTTCGACACCAGCGACAACATGACCGAGCGCCTGACCGCGCTGGCGGTGCTGGTGAATTCGCCATTCGAAGCAGAGAAGGCCAAGGCGCTGGCGGTGTTTGCGGAAAACTTCAAGGACAACCCGCTGGTGATGGACCAGTGGTTCAGCGTGCAGGCTGGCAGCACGTTGCCGGGCGGTTTGGCGCGGGTCAAGGCGTTGATGGAGCACCCAGCGTTCACACTGAAGAACCCGAACAAGGTGCGTGCCTTGATCGGCGCCTTTGCCGGGCAGAACCTGATCAACTTCCATGCGGCGGACGGCTCGGGTTATCGCTTCCTGGCGGACTTGGTGATTCAGCTCAATGGCTTCAACCCACAGATCGCTTCGCGCCAACTGGCGCCGCTGACCCGCTGGCGCAAATACGACAGCGCGCGTCAGGCGCTGATGAAGGCGGAGCTGGAGCGCATCCTGGCGTCCGGTGAGTTGTCGAGTGACGTGTTTGAGGTGGTCAGCAAAAGCCTGGCTTAA
- a CDS encoding aldo/keto reductase, which yields MRNKVFGRRSGLQVSELALGTGNFGTGWGHGAERDEAKQIFDGYLEAGGNFLDTANGYQFGQAEKLLGEFIASERDNLVVATKYTLRTQPSDEGTIRLGNNRKNLVRSVEESLKRLNTDRIDLLWAHMSDNVTPMEEILRGLDDLVRAGKIHYAGLSNFPAWRIARADLLAEVRSFAPIIGIQVEYSLVERTADRELLPMAEALGLAATLWSPLGGGFLTGKYRNTQDDNRANKLGILVHAEHSARETAVLDALLAVAGEVDATPTHVAIAWLREKARRSTTALIPILGSRTRAQLDSTLGALDVQLSAEQVTRLDTASAIPLGVPHGIIAERFPLDNGLDTPRPPVI from the coding sequence ATGCGCAATAAAGTCTTTGGCCGCCGCAGCGGTCTGCAGGTATCTGAACTGGCCTTGGGCACCGGTAATTTCGGCACGGGCTGGGGCCATGGCGCCGAGCGCGATGAGGCCAAACAGATCTTCGACGGCTACCTTGAGGCCGGAGGCAACTTCCTCGATACCGCCAACGGCTATCAGTTCGGCCAGGCGGAAAAGCTGCTGGGCGAATTTATCGCCTCCGAGCGCGACAACCTGGTCGTGGCCACCAAGTACACCCTGCGCACCCAACCGTCCGATGAAGGCACGATCAGGCTCGGCAACAACCGCAAGAACCTGGTCCGCTCGGTGGAAGAAAGCCTCAAGCGCCTGAACACCGACCGCATCGACCTGCTCTGGGCGCACATGAGCGACAACGTCACGCCCATGGAAGAGATCCTGCGCGGCCTCGATGACTTGGTCCGCGCCGGCAAGATCCACTATGCCGGCCTGTCCAATTTCCCCGCCTGGCGGATTGCCCGCGCCGACCTGTTGGCCGAAGTGCGCAGCTTTGCGCCCATCATCGGCATCCAGGTGGAATACAGCCTGGTCGAGCGCACTGCCGACCGCGAACTGCTGCCGATGGCCGAAGCCCTGGGCCTGGCCGCCACGCTGTGGTCGCCCCTGGGCGGCGGCTTCCTGACCGGCAAGTACCGCAACACCCAAGACGACAACCGCGCCAACAAACTCGGGATCCTGGTGCACGCCGAGCACAGCGCCCGCGAAACCGCGGTGCTCGACGCGCTGCTGGCGGTCGCTGGTGAAGTCGACGCCACCCCCACCCATGTTGCCATCGCCTGGTTGCGGGAAAAGGCACGGCGCTCGACCACGGCGCTGATCCCGATTCTCGGCTCGCGCACCCGCGCGCAACTGGACAGCACCCTCGGCGCCCTCGACGTGCAACTGTCGGCCGAGCAGGTCACCCGCCTCGACACCGCCAGCGCCATACCGCTGGGTGTGCCGCACGGGATCATCGCCGAGCGTTTCCCCCTTGATAACGGCCTCGACACCCCTCGCCCGCCCGTTATCTGA
- a CDS encoding nuclear transport factor 2 family protein — translation MSIPELAPAIAAYIAAANTLDTSAVAQCFAEDANVFDEGQHQVGTAAIARWMEDTGRRYQPRVEVLKVQHRTGKVLVSNSVSGNFPGSPLELRYTFRLNEQGKISRLDISL, via the coding sequence ATGTCTATTCCTGAGTTGGCACCGGCCATCGCGGCCTATATCGCGGCGGCCAACACCCTCGACACCTCGGCTGTGGCCCAGTGCTTTGCCGAGGATGCCAACGTGTTCGATGAGGGCCAGCACCAGGTCGGCACTGCCGCGATTGCGCGCTGGATGGAAGACACCGGGCGTCGTTATCAGCCGCGGGTCGAAGTGCTCAAGGTGCAACACCGTACCGGCAAGGTGCTGGTCAGCAACAGCGTGTCCGGCAATTTCCCGGGCAGCCCCTTGGAGCTGCGCTACACCTTTCGGTTGAACGAACAGGGCAAGATTTCACGGCTGGATATTTCCCTGTAG
- a CDS encoding GNAT family N-acetyltransferase — MDTPDILVLQASYTNPVHAEAIGRVLNHYAEDPMGGGHSLPADLLEQLPGELAKRPHAFSVLAFVGGEPAGLVNCFEGFSTFACRPLVNVHDVVVMDSFRGLGLSQKMLQKVEEIARQRGCCKITLEVLEGNAVAQSAYRKFGFDDSVFDPAHGRMLFWNKPL; from the coding sequence ATGGACACCCCAGATATCCTGGTGCTGCAAGCCAGCTACACCAACCCCGTGCATGCCGAAGCGATTGGCCGTGTGCTCAACCACTATGCTGAAGACCCCATGGGCGGTGGCCACAGCCTGCCCGCTGACCTGCTGGAGCAACTGCCGGGCGAGCTGGCCAAGCGTCCCCATGCGTTCAGCGTGCTGGCGTTTGTCGGCGGTGAACCGGCGGGCTTGGTGAATTGCTTTGAAGGGTTCTCCACATTTGCCTGCCGTCCGCTGGTCAACGTCCACGATGTGGTGGTGATGGACTCGTTTCGTGGTTTGGGGCTGAGCCAGAAAATGCTGCAGAAGGTCGAGGAGATCGCCCGCCAGCGCGGCTGCTGCAAGATCACCCTGGAGGTGCTGGAGGGAAATGCCGTGGCGCAATCGGCGTATCGCAAGTTTGGGTTTGATGACTCGGTATTTGATCCCGCCCACGGACGCATGTTGTTCTGGAATAAACCGCTTTAA
- a CDS encoding helix-turn-helix transcriptional regulator produces MSRTTRLLTLLQALRGKKRPVTAAVLAAQLEVSERTLYRDIAELTALGAPIFGEAGVGYVLRSGLFLPPLMLNAEETEAIVLGLRYVDQRGDEVLSRAAANALAKIADVLDPAAQEALRNPTLLPGPPGFGYPENRVPLNVFREAIRSQAKLHIDYADASQTQSQRLIWPLALGFLNEVRVVVAWCELRGAYRTFRTDRVASAQALGERYPGRRSDWLRAWRKLLEQNVSGPFTPDKN; encoded by the coding sequence GTGTCGCGTACCACTCGTCTACTGACTTTGCTGCAGGCCCTACGGGGCAAGAAACGACCGGTGACCGCTGCCGTGCTGGCGGCGCAGTTGGAGGTGTCCGAGCGTACGCTGTACCGTGATATCGCCGAATTGACCGCCCTGGGTGCGCCTATCTTTGGCGAGGCGGGGGTAGGGTATGTGTTGCGCAGTGGCTTGTTTCTGCCGCCCTTGATGCTCAACGCCGAGGAAACCGAAGCCATCGTGCTCGGCTTGCGCTACGTGGACCAGCGCGGCGATGAGGTGCTCAGCCGCGCCGCCGCCAATGCCCTGGCGAAGATCGCCGACGTACTCGACCCGGCCGCCCAGGAAGCCTTGCGCAACCCTACGCTGTTGCCCGGCCCGCCTGGGTTCGGTTACCCGGAAAACCGCGTCCCCCTCAACGTGTTTCGCGAGGCTATTCGCAGCCAGGCCAAGCTGCATATCGACTATGCGGACGCCAGCCAGACCCAGAGCCAGCGCCTGATCTGGCCCCTGGCCCTGGGTTTCTTGAATGAGGTGCGGGTAGTCGTGGCCTGGTGTGAGCTGCGCGGCGCCTACCGCACTTTCCGCACCGACCGCGTGGCGAGTGCCCAAGCGCTCGGCGAGCGTTATCCGGGGCGCCGCAGTGACTGGCTGCGGGCCTGGCGCAAGCTGCTGGAGCAAAATGTATCCGGGCCTTTTACTCCTGACAAAAACTGA